In the Streptomyces formicae genome, one interval contains:
- a CDS encoding DUF6158 family protein has protein sequence MNGVDPGRLDDKELIKELETIHRTRHTTLLHGSNDALRAHNERMAALEGEYLRRHPRRSVAAGRTRAGARERGNGDS, from the coding sequence ATGAACGGAGTCGACCCGGGGCGCCTTGACGACAAGGAGCTCATCAAGGAGCTGGAGACGATCCACCGCACCCGCCACACCACCCTGCTGCACGGTTCGAACGACGCCCTGCGGGCGCACAACGAACGCATGGCGGCACTGGAGGGCGAGTACCTGCGCCGCCATCCGCGCAGGTCGGTGGCGGCGGGGCGGACGCGCGCGGGCGCGCGAGAGAGGGGAAACGGCGACTCATGA
- a CDS encoding type 1 glutamine amidotransferase domain-containing protein → MRIAFLVAPEGVEQIELTDPWQAVGDAGGEPVLVSTEPGRIQAFHHLDKADTFPVQHVVGDVRADMFDGLVLPGGVANPDQLRTDPQAVDFAKEFFALGLPVAAICHAPWTLVEADVLHGRTLTSWPSLRTDIRNAGGEWVDEQVKICDGGPNTLITSRKPDDLKAFCEAAVGEFTKVTKQATR, encoded by the coding sequence ATGCGCATCGCATTCCTCGTGGCCCCCGAGGGCGTCGAGCAGATCGAACTGACCGACCCCTGGCAGGCCGTGGGCGACGCGGGCGGCGAGCCCGTCCTGGTGTCGACGGAACCGGGTCGGATACAGGCGTTCCACCACCTCGACAAGGCGGACACCTTCCCCGTCCAGCACGTGGTGGGCGACGTCAGGGCCGACATGTTCGACGGCCTCGTCCTGCCCGGCGGGGTGGCCAACCCGGACCAGCTGCGGACGGACCCGCAGGCCGTGGACTTCGCGAAGGAGTTCTTCGCCCTGGGCCTGCCGGTGGCGGCCATCTGTCACGCGCCGTGGACGCTCGTCGAGGCGGACGTCCTGCACGGCAGGACGCTGACCTCGTGGCCGAGCCTGCGCACCGACATCCGCAACGCGGGCGGAGAGTGGGTGGACGAACAGGTGAAGATCTGCGACGGCGGCCCCAACACGCTGATCACCAGCAGGAAACCGGACGACCTCAAGGCGTTCTGCGAGGCAGCCGTCGGCGAGTTCACCAAGGTCACGAAGCAGGCGACCCGATGA
- a CDS encoding catalase → MTGDSAGTGADGKQRQRDRFRAEDPATGPLTTDQGVTVDHTDDSLAAGERGPTLLEDFHFREKITRFDHERIPERVVHARGAGAYGYFEPYESCAAFTRAAFLQDPSVRTPVFVRFSTVQGPRGSADTVRDVRGFATKFYTTEGNYDLVGNNFPVFFIQDGIKFPDFVHAVKPEPHNDIPTGASAHDTLWDFVSLQPETLHTIMWLMSDRSIPRSYRMMQGFGVHTFRFVAADGRGTFVKFHWKPKLGVHCLTWDEAQECQGRDPDFNRRDLWDAIASGDFPEYELGVQLVPESDEFAFDFDLLDPTKIIPEEQVPVRPIGRMVLDRNPENFFAETEQVAFHTANVVPGIDFTNDPLLQARNFSYLDTQLIRLGGPNFAQIPVNRPLAPVRNNQRDGYHQGAIHSGTNYTPNSLGGGCPALAGPDELRAFTHHTERVDGQKIRRRSPSFQDHYSQAALFWNSMADWEKQHIVAAFRFELGKVGAMSVRERTVSELNKVDHELAVEVGTGVGVPVPPDSEAGSYKLASPALSLRGLGGDHGIRTRQIAVLVTDGVDADQVVAVRDELTSQGAVVEALAPMDGTVGGADGRTYQVDRALPTVASVLYDAVLLPGGPTGTPALAHDPDVTRFVRDAYRHGKPIGALGSGVGVLGCLRAEGLRIASEQGNVVSEHGVVTDPTPGADVTSFAHAFVQAIAAHRHWDRPPLGS, encoded by the coding sequence ATGACCGGCGACAGCGCCGGCACCGGCGCGGACGGCAAGCAGCGACAGCGCGACCGCTTCCGTGCCGAGGACCCGGCGACCGGACCGCTCACCACCGACCAGGGCGTCACCGTCGACCACACCGACGACTCGCTCGCCGCGGGCGAGCGCGGCCCCACCCTGCTCGAGGACTTCCACTTCCGGGAGAAGATCACCCGCTTCGACCACGAGAGGATCCCCGAGCGGGTCGTGCACGCGCGGGGCGCGGGCGCGTACGGCTACTTCGAACCGTACGAGTCCTGCGCCGCGTTCACCCGAGCGGCGTTCCTCCAGGATCCGTCGGTGCGTACGCCGGTCTTCGTGCGCTTCTCGACGGTGCAGGGGCCGCGCGGCTCCGCCGACACCGTGCGGGACGTGCGCGGCTTCGCCACCAAGTTCTATACGACGGAGGGCAACTACGACCTGGTGGGGAACAACTTCCCGGTCTTCTTCATCCAGGACGGCATCAAGTTCCCCGACTTCGTACACGCCGTGAAGCCGGAGCCGCACAACGACATCCCGACCGGCGCCTCCGCCCACGACACCCTCTGGGACTTCGTGTCGCTGCAGCCGGAGACGCTGCACACCATCATGTGGCTGATGTCGGACCGCTCGATCCCCCGCAGCTACCGGATGATGCAGGGCTTCGGCGTGCACACGTTCCGCTTCGTGGCGGCCGACGGGCGCGGCACGTTCGTCAAGTTCCACTGGAAGCCGAAGCTCGGGGTGCACTGTCTGACGTGGGACGAGGCCCAGGAGTGCCAGGGCCGCGACCCGGACTTCAACCGGCGCGACCTGTGGGACGCCATCGCGTCCGGCGACTTCCCCGAGTACGAGCTGGGCGTCCAACTGGTCCCCGAATCGGACGAGTTCGCCTTCGACTTCGATCTGCTCGACCCCACGAAGATCATCCCCGAGGAGCAGGTGCCGGTGCGGCCCATCGGCAGGATGGTGCTCGACCGCAATCCGGAGAACTTCTTCGCCGAGACGGAGCAGGTCGCCTTCCACACCGCGAACGTGGTGCCGGGCATCGACTTCACCAACGACCCGCTGCTGCAGGCCCGCAACTTCTCCTACCTGGACACCCAGCTGATCCGGCTCGGCGGGCCCAACTTCGCCCAGATCCCGGTGAACCGGCCCCTCGCACCGGTGCGCAACAACCAGCGCGACGGCTACCACCAGGGCGCGATCCACTCCGGGACGAACTACACGCCCAACTCCCTGGGCGGCGGCTGCCCCGCGCTCGCGGGACCGGACGAGCTGCGCGCGTTCACCCACCACACCGAACGCGTCGACGGCCAGAAGATCCGGCGGCGCAGCCCCAGCTTCCAGGACCACTACAGCCAGGCCGCGCTGTTCTGGAACAGCATGGCGGACTGGGAGAAGCAGCACATCGTGGCCGCCTTCCGCTTCGAGCTCGGCAAGGTGGGGGCGATGTCCGTGCGGGAGCGCACGGTGAGCGAACTCAACAAGGTCGACCACGAGTTGGCCGTCGAGGTGGGCACCGGGGTCGGCGTCCCCGTGCCGCCGGACAGCGAGGCGGGTTCGTACAAGCTCGCCTCGCCCGCGCTGAGCCTGCGCGGCCTCGGCGGCGATCACGGGATCCGCACCCGGCAGATCGCGGTTCTCGTCACGGACGGCGTGGACGCGGACCAAGTGGTCGCCGTGCGCGACGAGTTGACGTCACAGGGCGCCGTCGTCGAGGCCCTCGCACCGATGGACGGCACCGTCGGGGGCGCCGACGGACGGACGTACCAGGTGGACCGGGCCCTGCCCACCGTGGCCTCGGTCCTCTACGACGCGGTGCTGCTGCCGGGCGGCCCCACCGGCACGCCCGCCCTCGCGCACGACCCCGACGTCACACGTTTCGTGCGTGACGCCTACCGGCACGGCAAGCCCATCGGGGCGCTCGGCTCCGGCGTCGGCGTGCTGGGGTGCCTGCGCGCCGAGGGTCTGCGGATCGCCTCCGAGCAGGGGAACGTCGTGTCCGAACACGGCGTGGTGACCGACCCGACGCCGGGGGCCGACGTCACGTCGTTCGCGCACGCCTTCGTCCAGGCGATCGCCGCCCACCGCCACTGGGACCGGCCACCGCTCGGCAGCTGA
- a CDS encoding aminotransferase class I/II-fold pyridoxal phosphate-dependent enzyme, which produces MRRTDPEGRGPVRYGPPPPEPGLPVLPEVAAAAAAAAGRSHGEPPGGGPVLLDAACGYWSRRGLPAERDHVVAAPGAPALLLALTAALGGDVLLPRPCPAWWAPQARLLGRAVYHVPTPAECGGVPDPYALLETVRRVRAEGGRPRLLVLSVADDPTATVPPPEVLHEAVEAAADEGLHVISDETWRDTLHRPRDTVLIGPAEMDHARVTVLSDLSGAFLPPALPAAVARFPATAAGSALRARTLDVLAALGAVPGGPAAAAAAYALGEPDEIGDRLTSAVRLHARVAAAAQRAVLAAGALARPPQAGRHLYADLGPLRPALAARGVADAQDLEDFLGDRLGMPAPGGHRFGDEIDALRVRLTTGPLLGSTPDERMASLAAPDPLELPHVERALSRFGSAFDDLRAEAQRMEPPR; this is translated from the coding sequence ATGCGGCGGACGGACCCCGAAGGGCGCGGGCCCGTCCGGTACGGGCCGCCCCCGCCGGAGCCGGGCCTTCCGGTGCTGCCCGAAGTGGCGGCGGCCGCCGCGGCCGCCGCGGGCAGGTCCCACGGCGAACCCCCGGGCGGCGGCCCCGTACTCCTCGACGCCGCCTGCGGCTACTGGTCCCGGCGCGGGCTGCCCGCCGAACGCGACCACGTCGTCGCGGCCCCCGGCGCCCCCGCACTGCTGCTCGCCCTGACCGCGGCCCTCGGCGGCGACGTCCTGCTGCCCCGGCCCTGCCCGGCCTGGTGGGCGCCCCAGGCGCGGCTGCTCGGCCGCGCGGTCTACCACGTGCCGACCCCCGCGGAGTGCGGCGGCGTCCCCGACCCGTACGCGCTCCTGGAGACCGTCCGCCGCGTCCGCGCCGAGGGCGGCAGACCCCGGCTCCTCGTGCTCTCCGTCGCCGACGACCCGACCGCCACCGTGCCGCCTCCCGAAGTGCTGCACGAGGCCGTCGAAGCGGCCGCCGACGAGGGTCTGCACGTGATCAGCGACGAGACGTGGCGCGACACCCTGCACCGGCCCCGCGACACCGTCCTGATCGGACCCGCGGAGATGGACCACGCGCGCGTGACGGTCCTCTCCGACCTCTCGGGCGCCTTCCTGCCCCCGGCGCTGCCCGCGGCCGTGGCGCGCTTCCCCGCCACCGCGGCGGGCAGCGCGCTGCGGGCCCGCACCCTGGACGTCCTCGCGGCGCTCGGCGCCGTGCCCGGGGGCCCGGCCGCCGCGGCCGCGGCGTACGCGCTCGGGGAGCCGGACGAGATCGGCGATCGCCTCACCTCGGCCGTCCGCCTGCACGCGCGCGTGGCCGCCGCCGCGCAGCGCGCCGTGCTCGCGGCGGGTGCCCTGGCCAGGCCCCCGCAGGCGGGTCGGCACCTCTACGCCGACCTCGGCCCGCTGCGCCCCGCGCTCGCCGCGCGCGGTGTCGCCGACGCGCAGGACCTGGAGGACTTCCTCGGTGACCGGCTCGGCATGCCCGCACCCGGCGGCCACCGCTTCGGCGACGAGATCGACGCCCTGCGCGTACGCCTGACCACGGGGCCGCTGCTCGGTTCGACACCGGACGAGCGCATGGCGTCCCTCGCCGCACCCGACCCACTGGAATTGCCGCATGTGGAACGGGCGTTGAGCAGGTTCGGATCGGCCTTCGACGATCTCCGCGCAGAAGCCCAGCGAATGGAGCCTCCTCGGTGA
- a CDS encoding TIGR03086 family metal-binding protein encodes MGDASDQGGAADPALLDRHGQALDLFTDRVHAVRADQWDAPTPCTEWTVRDLVAHLTGEQLWVPSLVREGATTASVGDAFDGDVLGPDPVASWDTAAAASRAAFREAGALDRTVHLSFGDTSAAFYCGQMTTDLVVHAWDLSRAIGADETLPDALVDFSVREVEPYAAELAKSGLFAPAVEQPRDADAQTRLLGLLGRRA; translated from the coding sequence ATGGGTGACGCGAGCGACCAGGGCGGGGCGGCCGATCCGGCGCTGCTCGACCGGCACGGACAGGCCCTCGACCTCTTCACCGACCGGGTGCACGCCGTCCGCGCCGACCAGTGGGACGCGCCGACGCCCTGCACGGAGTGGACCGTGCGGGACCTCGTCGCCCACCTCACCGGCGAACAGCTGTGGGTGCCCTCGCTCGTCCGCGAAGGCGCCACCACCGCTTCGGTCGGTGACGCCTTCGACGGCGACGTGCTCGGCCCCGACCCCGTCGCCTCCTGGGACACCGCGGCCGCCGCGTCCCGCGCCGCGTTCCGCGAGGCGGGCGCCCTGGACCGCACCGTGCACCTCTCCTTCGGCGACACCTCCGCCGCGTTCTACTGCGGACAGATGACGACCGACCTCGTGGTGCACGCCTGGGACCTCTCCCGGGCGATCGGCGCCGACGAGACGCTGCCGGACGCGCTCGTCGACTTCTCCGTACGCGAAGTCGAGCCGTACGCGGCCGAGTTGGCGAAGAGCGGGCTCTTCGCCCCCGCGGTCGAGCAGCCGCGGGACGCCGACGCGCAGACGCGGCTGCTGGGGCTCCTCGGTCGCCGGGCCTGA
- a CDS encoding CBS domain-containing protein gives MADFVRDVMTTGVVAVRPDASLVEAAQLMRAQDIGNVLVATEGQILGVLTDRDIALRAVADGADPLTVSAQAVCTPNPVVVAPDDAVPAAVALMRDHAVRRLPVVENGRPVGMVSLGDLALTQDPTSALADISGADPDHRPGTGLV, from the coding sequence ATGGCTGATTTCGTAAGGGACGTCATGACGACCGGTGTCGTGGCGGTACGTCCCGACGCCTCTCTCGTGGAAGCGGCGCAGCTCATGCGCGCGCAGGACATCGGCAACGTGCTCGTCGCCACGGAAGGCCAGATCCTCGGTGTGCTCACCGACCGGGACATCGCGCTGCGCGCCGTCGCCGACGGGGCCGACCCGCTGACGGTCAGCGCGCAGGCGGTCTGCACGCCCAACCCGGTGGTGGTGGCTCCCGACGACGCGGTACCGGCCGCGGTCGCGCTGATGCGCGACCACGCGGTGCGCAGGCTGCCCGTCGTGGAGAACGGCCGCCCGGTGGGCATGGTGAGCCTCGGCGATCTGGCGCTCACCCAGGACCCGACGTCCGCGCTCGCCGACATCAGCGGCGCGGATCCGGACCACCGGCCGGGGACCGGGCTGGTCTGA
- a CDS encoding RNA polymerase sigma factor SigF — protein MRSHTTTVPATRNATTVPARTKRHPHDDAPDTTAAFEQLVEMEDGPERDTLRQEVVEVWLPMSERLAGRFRNRGESLDDLRQVAALGLVKAVDRYDPRRGTAFESYAVPTVTGEIKRHFRDHMWTLHVPRRVQDLRNRVRFARQDLAQTVSGRAPTIAEIAEHAQMSEEDAKAGLEALDSFTALSLDAELPGSEDGYSLSDALGGPDPALDVVIDREAVKPRIAQLPERERTILYMRFFGDMTQSSIADEMGISQMHVSRLISRCCDRLRDQVMRDAA, from the coding sequence ATGCGATCCCACACGACCACCGTCCCGGCGACCAGGAACGCGACCACCGTCCCCGCCAGGACCAAGCGGCATCCGCACGACGACGCCCCGGACACCACGGCCGCCTTCGAGCAGCTCGTCGAGATGGAGGACGGACCCGAGCGGGACACCCTGCGCCAGGAAGTCGTCGAGGTCTGGCTGCCCATGTCCGAGCGTCTCGCGGGGCGCTTCCGCAATCGGGGCGAGTCCCTGGACGACCTGCGCCAGGTCGCGGCCCTCGGGCTCGTCAAGGCAGTGGACCGCTATGACCCCCGCCGCGGCACCGCGTTCGAGAGCTACGCCGTACCGACCGTCACCGGTGAGATCAAGCGGCACTTCCGCGACCACATGTGGACCCTGCACGTGCCGCGCCGCGTCCAGGACCTGCGCAACCGCGTGCGCTTCGCCCGCCAGGACCTCGCCCAGACGGTCTCGGGGCGCGCCCCGACGATCGCCGAGATCGCCGAACACGCGCAGATGAGCGAGGAGGACGCGAAGGCGGGGCTCGAGGCGCTCGACAGCTTCACCGCCCTCTCCCTCGACGCGGAACTCCCGGGCAGCGAGGACGGCTACTCGCTGAGCGACGCCCTCGGCGGGCCCGACCCCGCGCTCGACGTCGTCATCGACCGCGAGGCCGTCAAGCCGCGCATCGCGCAGTTGCCCGAGCGCGAACGCACCATCCTCTACATGCGGTTCTTCGGCGACATGACCCAGAGCAGCATCGCCGACGAGATGGGCATCTCGCAGATGCACGTCTCGCGGCTGATCAGCCGCTGCTGCGACCGGCTGCGCGACCAGGTGATGCGGGACGCCGCGTAA
- a CDS encoding DedA family protein yields MNDAIIHAVEGFVTSPWVYVVLFGIAALDGFFPVVPSETLVITLGVFAASTGDPQLVLVIVVAALGAFTGDHISYWIGRASGQKIFAKLKPESRSRKAYDRVGKMLEERGGLVLVVARYIPGGRTAATLTTGATGFPRRSFTFFDAIAASSWAIYSACLGYVGGAAFEDTPLYGVALGLGIAFSVTLLHEGVRWLRHRRAPKAEPREVPAKEETRNAA; encoded by the coding sequence ATGAACGACGCGATCATCCATGCAGTCGAAGGCTTCGTCACCTCTCCGTGGGTGTACGTGGTGCTCTTCGGCATCGCCGCACTGGACGGCTTCTTCCCGGTGGTCCCCAGCGAGACGCTGGTGATCACCCTGGGAGTGTTCGCCGCCTCGACCGGCGATCCCCAGCTCGTGCTCGTGATCGTCGTGGCCGCGCTCGGCGCCTTCACGGGTGACCACATCTCCTATTGGATCGGGCGCGCGTCCGGACAGAAGATCTTCGCCAAACTCAAGCCGGAGAGCCGCAGCCGCAAGGCGTACGACCGGGTGGGCAAGATGCTGGAGGAGCGCGGCGGCCTCGTCCTCGTCGTCGCCCGCTACATCCCCGGCGGCCGCACGGCGGCGACGCTCACCACCGGCGCCACCGGCTTCCCGCGCCGCTCCTTCACCTTCTTCGACGCGATCGCCGCGTCGTCCTGGGCCATCTACTCGGCCTGCCTCGGCTACGTGGGCGGCGCCGCCTTCGAGGACACCCCGCTGTACGGTGTCGCGCTCGGCCTCGGCATCGCCTTCTCGGTCACCCTGCTGCACGAGGGCGTCCGCTGGCTCCGGCACCGCCGCGCCCCCAAGGCCGAGCCGCGGGAGGTGCCCGCCAAGGAGGAGACCCGGAACGCCGCCTGA